One genomic window of Mesorhizobium loti includes the following:
- a CDS encoding transposase: MTLEHARGDMVAELSGAAATEELTTVRGRVRQRRLWSCTEKRALVDLASAAGSSVTEVAEAFGVAPSQLYAWRKQMAGGELEADQAMATFARIEVNDLPEVERPVADCPDPAGRIVVAFPNGARLRIEGTVDPTALRIVLAELTS, translated from the coding sequence ATGACATTGGAACATGCAAGGGGCGATATGGTCGCCGAGTTAAGCGGCGCCGCGGCGACCGAAGAGCTTACAACGGTGCGCGGGCGCGTGCGGCAACGAAGGCTGTGGAGTTGCACTGAGAAGCGCGCGTTGGTCGATCTGGCGAGCGCGGCGGGGTCGTCGGTGACCGAGGTCGCGGAGGCGTTCGGCGTAGCTCCGTCACAGCTCTATGCCTGGCGCAAGCAGATGGCCGGCGGCGAGCTCGAGGCCGATCAGGCGATGGCAACTTTCGCGCGGATCGAAGTGAACGATCTGCCCGAGGTCGAGCGTCCCGTCGCCGATTGCCCGGACCCGGCCGGCAGGATCGTCGTGGCCTTTCCGAACGGCGCGCGATTGCGGATCGAGGGGACCGTCGATCCGACGGCGCTACGTATCGTCCTGGCGGAGTTGACCAGTTGA
- the tnpB gene encoding IS66 family insertion sequence element accessory protein TnpB — translation MITVVPTDRIYLCCGETDMRRGINSLARMVQQVLALDPHTGAIFCFRGRKGHIIKVLAHDDQGFCLFTKRLSDGCFAWPTTKDQVTVSLTKAQLSLLLDGIDWRRPNKIYRPRLAG, via the coding sequence TTGATCACAGTGGTGCCGACCGACCGGATTTACTTGTGCTGCGGTGAGACCGATATGCGCCGCGGGATCAACAGCCTGGCGCGGATGGTGCAGCAGGTGCTCGCGCTCGACCCGCATACCGGCGCGATCTTCTGCTTCCGTGGACGCAAGGGTCATATCATCAAGGTTTTGGCGCATGACGACCAGGGGTTCTGCCTTTTTACAAAACGGCTTTCCGATGGTTGTTTCGCCTGGCCGACCACCAAGGATCAGGTGACCGTGTCGCTCACTAAGGCACAGCTTTCGCTACTTTTGGACGGGATCGATTGGCGCCGGCCGAACAAGATTTATCGACCACGTCTGGCCGGCTAA
- a CDS encoding IS110 family transposase, with translation MEEIIRIGVDTSKSVFQLHGVNAAEQPILRKKLSRREMVKFFEKAPPTTVALEACGGSHHWARLLGSFGHDVKLIAPQLAKPYVKRGKNDAADAEALCEAMSRPTMRFVPVKSAEQQASLMLVGVRERLIRNRTQLANAIRGFAMEFGIVAATGMCRIEPLLERIAADQALPELARELFAMHGVEYRDLLAETKVVEEKLTALHRSDECSRRLAEIPGVGPVGASLLMMKTPDPRTFKSGRDFAAWIGLTPKDHSTAGKIRLGVITRAGDEMLRSILVVGATALLQHVRTGRSRHASRWLIELLQRKKPKLVAVALANKIARIAWKLMVSGETYRRPEEQTQAI, from the coding sequence GTGGAAGAGATTATCCGAATTGGTGTCGATACGTCAAAGAGCGTTTTCCAATTGCATGGCGTGAACGCAGCCGAGCAACCAATCCTGCGCAAGAAGCTTTCGCGTAGGGAGATGGTGAAATTCTTCGAGAAAGCACCACCGACCACCGTCGCACTCGAAGCTTGCGGTGGCTCTCATCATTGGGCGAGGTTGTTAGGTTCCTTTGGCCACGACGTAAAATTGATCGCGCCGCAATTGGCCAAGCCTTATGTCAAGCGCGGCAAGAACGACGCGGCGGATGCGGAAGCCTTGTGTGAGGCGATGAGCCGACCCACCATGCGCTTCGTGCCGGTAAAGAGCGCGGAACAGCAGGCTTCGTTAATGCTGGTCGGTGTGCGAGAGAGACTCATCCGCAATCGGACACAGCTTGCCAACGCTATTCGCGGTTTTGCCATGGAGTTCGGCATCGTCGCGGCCACCGGCATGTGCCGGATCGAACCGCTATTGGAGCGCATTGCGGCCGATCAAGCCCTGCCTGAATTGGCCCGCGAGCTCTTTGCCATGCATGGCGTTGAGTATCGAGACTTGCTTGCCGAAACGAAAGTCGTCGAGGAGAAATTAACCGCGTTGCATCGCTCCGATGAATGCAGCAGGCGCCTGGCCGAAATTCCGGGTGTCGGACCGGTCGGCGCGTCGCTTTTGATGATGAAGACCCCAGATCCCCGAACGTTCAAGTCAGGTCGCGATTTTGCCGCTTGGATAGGACTCACGCCCAAAGACCATTCCACCGCAGGCAAGATCAGGCTCGGGGTGATCACCCGAGCTGGCGACGAAATGCTGAGGAGCATATTGGTGGTTGGCGCAACTGCCCTTCTTCAGCATGTCAGAACAGGTCGAAGCAGACATGCTTCCCGATGGCTGATCGAACTCCTGCAACGGAAGAAACCGAAGCTTGTGGCGGTGGCGCTCGCGAATAAGATCGCCCGAATTGCCTGGAAGCTTATGGTGAGCGGCGAAACGTACCGGCGACCGGAAGAACAAACACAGGCAATTTAG
- a CDS encoding cysteine protease StiP family protein, giving the protein MTSKILSGTYRSTDVTFLLKLVTLEPIDDASKETAIQSGLRHYSEMISSESAPEAGYMAIFYEAMSVGAARMGREVAALARSISNQIKGPITLASLVRAGVPLGVLLKRALSRMGKDVQHFGISVIRDRGIDSNAMRHIIERRPIEGLLFVDGWTGKGAISTELERSFHSFSAQPPKLVVLSDPCGRAWLAASAEDWLIPSGILGSTVSGLISRSILNEDVIGPEDFHGTVLWDHLVSHDISAAFVDNVWAHAVTALDQTNDLAQRMDNDRSSHQRRSREAINRVAAQFAVENINRIKPGIAEATRAILRRKPQVVLLSSVEDADLAALRHLIRERKVPFQVVPKNIQPYRAITLIKKV; this is encoded by the coding sequence ATGACGAGTAAAATACTTTCTGGTACGTATCGTAGTACGGACGTCACTTTTCTTTTGAAGCTCGTAACTTTGGAGCCAATCGACGACGCGTCGAAGGAAACGGCGATACAGTCCGGCCTACGCCATTATTCGGAAATGATTTCTTCCGAAAGCGCGCCCGAAGCCGGCTACATGGCGATATTCTACGAAGCGATGTCAGTTGGCGCTGCGAGAATGGGACGCGAGGTAGCAGCTCTCGCGCGGTCTATCTCAAATCAAATTAAAGGCCCGATCACGTTGGCGAGCCTCGTTCGGGCCGGGGTGCCTTTGGGTGTTCTCCTCAAGCGTGCGTTGTCGCGCATGGGAAAGGACGTGCAACACTTTGGCATTTCGGTCATACGGGACCGCGGAATTGACAGTAATGCAATGCGCCACATCATCGAGCGGCGCCCCATTGAAGGTCTACTGTTTGTTGATGGCTGGACCGGCAAAGGCGCCATCTCCACCGAGCTGGAACGGAGCTTCCATTCGTTTTCTGCACAGCCGCCCAAGCTGGTGGTTCTGTCTGACCCCTGTGGCCGGGCATGGCTTGCGGCGTCGGCCGAGGACTGGCTCATTCCATCGGGAATACTCGGGAGCACCGTGTCCGGGCTGATCAGCCGTTCGATACTGAACGAGGACGTCATAGGTCCGGAAGATTTTCACGGTACAGTCCTATGGGATCACTTGGTGTCTCATGATATCTCAGCTGCTTTCGTGGATAATGTATGGGCACATGCCGTCACCGCGTTAGACCAAACTAATGATCTCGCGCAGCGGATGGACAACGACCGCTCAAGCCATCAGAGACGATCGCGGGAGGCAATCAATCGAGTTGCTGCACAGTTCGCCGTCGAGAATATTAATCGGATCAAGCCAGGAATTGCGGAAGCCACGCGAGCAATTCTGCGCCGCAAGCCTCAAGTTGTACTCCTGTCTTCCGTTGAGGACGCTGACTTGGCAGCGCTACGGCATTTGATCCGGGAGAGGAAAGTCCCCTTCCAAGTCGTCCCGAAAAATATCCAGCCATATCGCGCCATTACTTTGATAAAAAAGGTTTAG
- a CDS encoding IS110 family transposase: MRIIALDVHRSFAQMAILEKGKIRDAGRIDLERSRLLQFAMKLKPDDEIVIEATGNTSAIVRLLSPFVGRVVIANPILVRAIAWAKVKTDKIDAAVLAKLHASGFLPEVWMPDEETETRRRVVAERTQLVSQMTRLKNRIHSVLHANLIPPYKGTLFSKRGRAWLEAQPLAEDQRRVVLRHAGELDRLGGELAQVDKSLAQTALQEPRVKRLMTITGVNVTVALSIVAAIGDVERFSSPEKLVSYFGLNPRVRQSGDKPAYHGRITKQGRAHARSMLVEAAWVISGVPGPLRAFFMRIRDKRGKHVAAVATARKLAVIVWHMLTKDENYIWSRSALLDWKLRKLELTAGYPSLRGGKTKGSAADYSNKSVRESERETIGNAEEVYRRFVATWKQQSPKGRSGAAHEVRRS, from the coding sequence ATGAGAATCATTGCCCTTGATGTTCACCGATCATTCGCCCAAATGGCGATCTTGGAGAAAGGCAAAATCCGGGATGCGGGGAGGATCGATCTTGAACGCAGCCGCCTGTTGCAGTTCGCCATGAAGCTCAAGCCGGATGACGAGATCGTCATCGAGGCAACAGGCAATACAAGTGCGATCGTGCGACTATTGTCGCCTTTTGTGGGCCGCGTGGTTATAGCCAATCCGATCCTGGTCCGGGCCATCGCCTGGGCCAAGGTCAAGACCGACAAGATCGACGCGGCAGTGCTGGCGAAGCTTCATGCGAGTGGCTTTCTGCCTGAAGTCTGGATGCCGGACGAGGAAACCGAGACGCGTCGTCGCGTGGTGGCCGAACGAACGCAGCTCGTCTCCCAGATGACCCGTCTCAAAAACCGAATCCATTCCGTTCTGCACGCCAACCTGATCCCGCCCTACAAGGGCACCCTGTTCTCAAAGCGGGGCAGGGCTTGGCTGGAGGCTCAGCCGCTCGCCGAGGATCAGCGCCGTGTCGTCCTTCGCCATGCCGGTGAACTCGATCGCCTTGGTGGTGAGCTTGCACAAGTAGACAAGAGTCTCGCGCAGACGGCCCTCCAGGAGCCTCGGGTCAAGCGACTGATGACGATCACCGGCGTGAACGTCACGGTCGCGCTGAGTATCGTGGCGGCCATTGGCGATGTCGAACGGTTCTCATCACCGGAAAAGCTTGTCAGCTATTTTGGGCTCAACCCGCGGGTCCGGCAGTCCGGCGACAAGCCGGCCTATCACGGCCGCATCACCAAACAAGGCCGAGCCCACGCGCGGTCGATGCTGGTCGAGGCGGCGTGGGTCATTTCCGGCGTGCCTGGCCCGCTGCGGGCCTTCTTCATGCGCATCCGCGACAAGCGAGGTAAGCACGTTGCCGCGGTCGCGACTGCGCGCAAGCTGGCGGTCATCGTCTGGCACATGCTGACCAAGGACGAAAACTACATCTGGAGCCGCTCGGCGCTCCTGGATTGGAAGCTCCGAAAGCTGGAATTGACCGCCGGCTATCCGTCTCTTCGCGGCGGCAAGACAAAGGGATCTGCTGCCGACTACAGCAACAAGTCGGTACGCGAGAGCGAGCGCGAGACGATCGGCAACGCCGAGGAAGTCTACCGTCGCTTCGTCGCTACATGGAAACAGCAATCGCCGAAGGGGCGCTCGGGCGCCGCACATGAGGTGCGACGATCATAG
- a CDS encoding IS5 family transposase, producing MPYKHNADRRHHVGKMTFRVTNWRDYEAGLRRRGSLTLWVTPEALAGWRAPRRKTRGGQARYSDLAIETALTLGCVFAMRLRQTEGLLHSLLDLMGLKVPVPDHTTLSRRAQKWEPSARRNPPLPDGPLHVLVDSTGLKVYGAGQWLEQKHGARSRRNWRKLHLAVDAKSGAIIAQRLTDQDTDDPSQVAPLLDQIDGEIDQFTADGAYDGKPTYRSILQHSATANIVIPPRSTAVESGDAGPPGQRDKHIAAIASDGRLKWQAATGYGKRALSETAIGRYKGLIGRRLRARSLPAQQTEVAIGCIVLNRMLAWARPESIRRQVTQA from the coding sequence ATGCCGTACAAACACAACGCAGATCGTCGTCATCACGTCGGAAAGATGACATTCAGGGTGACGAATTGGCGTGACTACGAAGCAGGTCTGCGCCGGCGTGGTAGCCTGACCTTATGGGTAACGCCGGAGGCACTGGCGGGATGGCGCGCTCCGCGACGCAAGACCCGCGGCGGCCAAGCCCGGTATTCCGATCTCGCCATTGAGACAGCGCTGACGCTGGGTTGCGTCTTCGCAATGCGGCTGCGCCAGACCGAGGGATTGCTCCACTCGCTGCTGGATCTCATGGGGCTGAAAGTCCCAGTTCCAGATCATACGACGCTGAGCCGTCGGGCACAGAAGTGGGAGCCATCAGCCCGACGAAACCCGCCGCTGCCGGACGGCCCGCTGCATGTGCTTGTCGATAGCACGGGATTGAAAGTCTACGGCGCCGGGCAATGGCTGGAGCAGAAACATGGCGCCAGATCACGTCGCAACTGGCGCAAGCTGCATCTGGCAGTGGATGCCAAAAGTGGCGCGATCATTGCCCAAAGGCTGACAGATCAGGACACGGATGATCCTTCCCAGGTGGCACCGCTTCTCGATCAGATCGACGGCGAGATCGACCAGTTCACAGCCGACGGAGCCTATGACGGCAAGCCAACCTATCGGTCTATCCTGCAGCACAGCGCAACCGCGAACATCGTCATTCCACCGCGTTCCACGGCGGTGGAAAGCGGTGATGCCGGACCGCCTGGTCAAAGGGACAAGCACATTGCCGCAATCGCAAGCGACGGTCGGCTGAAATGGCAGGCAGCCACCGGCTACGGCAAGCGGGCGCTGAGCGAAACAGCCATCGGACGATACAAGGGGCTGATCGGACGGCGCCTGCGAGCACGCTCTCTTCCGGCTCAACAGACCGAGGTTGCCATCGGTTGCATCGTTCTCAACCGCATGCTGGCATGGGCACGCCCGGAGTCTATCCGGCGTCAAGTCACGCAGGCATAA
- a CDS encoding cyclase family protein, with product MARRIIDLSIALDNETPADPPPIRPAITYVGHRESAEGMVTFFPGLGVDQLPGGYGWAVEECKVNTHNGTHLDAPWHYHPTMNGGERAMTIDEVPLDWCMQPGVKLDFRHLPDGYVVTAADVEAELARIDHTLSPLEIVLVNTSAAAAYGSPAYLGKGCGMGREATLFLTSRGVRVTGTDAWSWDAPFPFTAKRYAETGDASIIWEGHKAGAEIGYCHLEKLTNLDQLPAKGFTVTCFPVKIKGASAGWTRAVALLKEGPTIAQQGLP from the coding sequence ATGGCCCGCCGCATCATCGATCTCTCCATCGCCCTCGACAATGAAACGCCAGCGGACCCGCCGCCGATCCGCCCCGCAATCACCTATGTCGGGCATCGCGAAAGCGCCGAAGGCATGGTGACGTTCTTTCCCGGACTCGGCGTGGATCAGCTGCCCGGTGGCTATGGCTGGGCAGTGGAAGAGTGCAAGGTCAACACGCACAACGGCACCCACCTTGATGCGCCATGGCACTATCACCCCACCATGAACGGTGGAGAACGGGCAATGACCATCGACGAAGTACCGCTGGACTGGTGTATGCAGCCGGGTGTGAAGCTGGACTTCCGTCATCTGCCAGACGGTTATGTGGTGACTGCCGCCGACGTTGAGGCCGAGCTTGCCCGCATAGACCACACGTTGAGCCCGCTGGAAATTGTACTGGTCAACACTTCGGCCGCCGCCGCTTATGGCAGCCCGGCCTATCTGGGCAAGGGGTGCGGCATGGGCCGTGAGGCCACGCTTTTCCTGACCTCACGCGGCGTGCGGGTGACCGGCACGGACGCATGGAGCTGGGATGCCCCCTTCCCCTTCACCGCCAAACGTTACGCTGAAACTGGCGACGCCAGCATCATCTGGGAAGGACACAAGGCGGGAGCCGAGATCGGCTATTGCCACCTCGAAAAACTGACCAACCTCGACCAGCTTCCGGCCAAGGGCTTTACGGTTACCTGCTTTCCGGTAAAGATCAAAGGCGCCTCTGCCGGATGGACGCGGGCAGTGGCCCTTCTCAAAGAGGGTCCGACCATTGCGCAGCAGGGCCTTCCGTAA
- a CDS encoding IS630 family transposase, whose amino-acid sequence MNIRYRVELSQSERDELRALVSGGKLPVRRLKRMQILLAADAGVADEAIAISVQTSDSTIYRTKKRFVEISLEAALSEGPRPGAARKLSGKQEVQLVALACSDPPQGCARWTLKLLANALVEVIEHPSVSRDTVRRRLNDNDLKPWQQKMWCIANIDGEYIARMEDLLDLYAEPHDPKRPVVCFDESPIQLIGEVRRAHRAETRKAIPLRLRVQA is encoded by the coding sequence ATGAACATACGATATCGGGTCGAACTCAGCCAATCCGAACGAGACGAGCTGCGTGCTTTGGTGAGCGGGGGTAAACTGCCGGTGCGGCGGCTCAAGCGGATGCAGATCCTGCTGGCCGCCGACGCCGGGGTCGCCGACGAGGCCATCGCCATCTCGGTGCAGACCAGCGACTCGACCATCTACCGCACCAAGAAGCGCTTTGTGGAGATCAGCCTGGAGGCCGCCCTCAGTGAAGGGCCGCGTCCGGGGGCGGCTCGCAAACTGAGCGGCAAGCAGGAGGTGCAACTGGTGGCGCTGGCCTGTTCTGATCCGCCGCAGGGATGCGCCCGGTGGACTTTGAAGCTTCTGGCCAACGCCCTGGTCGAAGTGATCGAACACCCGAGCGTCTCACGCGACACCGTCCGCCGGCGGTTGAACGACAACGATCTGAAGCCCTGGCAACAGAAGATGTGGTGCATCGCCAATATCGATGGGGAATACATCGCCCGCATGGAGGATCTCCTCGATCTCTATGCCGAGCCGCATGATCCCAAGCGACCGGTGGTCTGCTTCGATGAAAGTCCGATCCAGCTCATCGGCGAGGTGCGTCGTGCCCATCGTGCCGAAACCCGGAAAGCGATACCGCTACGACTCCGAGTACAAGCGTAA
- a CDS encoding IS110 family transposase: MPVAAANRSEAPTAIRTDLGAIFVSFELSRSKWLITSLSPGGGEKMSKHAAAAGDVAGLLDRFAELKRKAEARTGRCFPIIVIQEAGLDGFWIHRVLQTEGIESHVVDPASIATSRRRRRAKTDKIDGEALVRALLAYKRGEPRVCAMLRVPTPAEEDRRRIARERKALTNERVRHVNRIKGLLFSQGVSGYEPLRRARRKQLEEMKTGDGRPLPAHLKAQISRELDRLELLLEQIKVVEAERDAMLAAAEAVSPAPAMLLNLKGIGPEFAAVLWSEGLSRHFDNRRQVAAYAGLAPTPWQSGSVDHEQGVSKAGNPRLRTTLIQLAWLWLRHQPRSALTLWFEDRVKQNGGRLKKTTIVALARKLLVALWKYVNAGVVIEGAIVKTA, encoded by the coding sequence ATGCCCGTTGCAGCAGCTAACCGATCCGAAGCGCCGACCGCTATCCGCACTGATCTTGGCGCAATTTTCGTCTCATTCGAACTCAGCCGCTCGAAATGGTTGATCACCTCGCTGTCGCCGGGCGGCGGCGAGAAGATGTCGAAACATGCGGCGGCCGCCGGCGATGTCGCCGGACTGCTGGATCGATTTGCTGAACTCAAAAGGAAGGCAGAGGCACGAACCGGACGATGCTTTCCGATCATCGTCATCCAGGAGGCCGGGCTCGACGGTTTTTGGATCCATCGCGTTCTGCAGACCGAAGGCATCGAAAGCCACGTCGTCGATCCGGCCTCGATTGCGACCTCACGCCGGCGGCGCCGGGCAAAGACCGACAAGATCGATGGCGAGGCGCTGGTGCGCGCGCTGCTCGCCTATAAAAGGGGCGAGCCGCGGGTCTGTGCGATGCTGCGGGTACCGACGCCAGCGGAGGAGGACCGTCGCCGCATTGCGCGCGAGCGTAAGGCGTTGACCAACGAGCGCGTACGCCACGTCAACCGCATCAAGGGCCTTTTGTTCAGCCAGGGCGTGTCCGGCTACGAACCGCTGCGCCGCGCCCGGCGCAAGCAACTGGAGGAGATGAAGACCGGCGACGGCCGACCGCTACCGGCACATCTGAAGGCGCAGATCAGCCGGGAACTTGATCGGCTCGAACTGCTGCTGGAGCAGATCAAGGTGGTCGAGGCCGAACGCGATGCCATGCTCGCTGCCGCTGAGGCCGTCTCGCCGGCACCGGCGATGCTGCTCAACCTGAAAGGGATCGGTCCGGAGTTTGCCGCCGTCTTGTGGTCGGAAGGACTGTCGCGTCACTTTGACAACCGACGACAAGTTGCCGCCTATGCTGGTCTTGCGCCGACACCCTGGCAAAGCGGCTCGGTCGATCACGAGCAGGGGGTTTCGAAAGCCGGCAATCCAAGGCTGCGGACGACGCTGATCCAACTCGCCTGGCTGTGGCTGCGCCATCAACCGCGATCGGCACTCACCTTGTGGTTCGAGGACCGGGTCAAGCAGAACGGCGGCCGTCTCAAGAAGACGACGATCGTCGCGCTCGCCCGCAAGCTGCTCGTCGCGCTGTGGAAATACGTCAATGCGGGCGTCGTCATCGAGGGGGCGATCGTGAAGACCGCCTGA
- a CDS encoding RiPP maturation radical SAM protein 1, which yields MSADVPIVLVNMPMSAIERPSLALGLLKSALTRAGLRSRIAYANIWFLEYAGLADYNLLESSPPEEALVDWLFAGIAFPDFEADHDVFLDQYFRRNPIHPDKGLAERRAHFRELRSLIGGFIDWTADKILEQRPAMVGCTSTFTQHVPSLALLRRLSGRSPGLVTLMGGANCESVMGRTTHARFPWVDYVVSGEADALIGALCCDILDHGRDIPPADLPFGVFGPGHREAGYPATSMGDLVPRAVVENMDDLPLPDFSDYFAELGRSLYADRVYPGLPMEFSRGCWWGARSPCTFCGLNGGSMTYRQKPARQAAEEMIEMSARYGSSRIEAVDNILAIDYVEKTLPRLTALPDKLAIFFEVKANLKRHEVEKLAAAGVRWIQPGIESLDTRALKLMGKGTTAAHNVQLLKWCRQYGVRVSWSILWGFPGESDAWYAEMASWLPLLHHLQPGRAVRLRYQRYSPYHRAADKHGLKLRPAASYRSVYPLSEPDLADQVYYFEDSEDNDVGGHFAARDASRRPGLHAVVRGIDAWLKAWHEPKQPMLSMRDSGDEITVEDTRAIAVDREHRIKGLEREILLAADESMPDARLRERLRTANVMQTEIDGAIADMIARKLVVRLDARLIGLPLWNPYTPMPAPTAFPGGYFDRRVRPVSAAT from the coding sequence ATGAGCGCCGATGTGCCAATCGTCCTGGTCAACATGCCGATGTCGGCAATTGAACGGCCATCACTGGCGCTTGGTCTGCTGAAGTCGGCGCTGACCCGGGCCGGACTGCGATCCAGGATAGCGTATGCCAACATCTGGTTCCTGGAATACGCGGGCCTCGCCGACTATAATCTGCTTGAAAGTTCCCCTCCTGAGGAAGCGCTTGTTGACTGGCTGTTCGCCGGCATCGCTTTTCCTGACTTCGAAGCAGACCACGACGTCTTCCTCGACCAGTATTTCAGGCGCAATCCGATACACCCAGATAAAGGTCTGGCCGAGCGTCGTGCCCATTTCCGCGAGCTGCGCTCGCTTATCGGCGGCTTCATCGACTGGACCGCCGACAAAATACTGGAGCAACGGCCGGCCATGGTCGGGTGCACCTCGACTTTCACCCAGCATGTTCCCTCGCTCGCGTTGCTGCGCCGACTGAGCGGGCGATCACCGGGCCTAGTCACACTCATGGGTGGCGCAAACTGCGAATCGGTGATGGGGCGTACCACTCACGCGCGTTTCCCGTGGGTTGACTATGTCGTGTCGGGCGAGGCTGACGCACTGATCGGCGCGCTGTGTTGCGACATCCTCGATCACGGTAGAGACATTCCACCGGCCGACCTGCCATTCGGCGTTTTCGGTCCAGGGCATCGCGAGGCCGGCTATCCCGCCACGTCGATGGGCGACTTGGTGCCCCGCGCAGTGGTCGAGAACATGGATGACCTGCCGCTGCCCGATTTCTCGGACTATTTTGCCGAACTCGGGCGATCGCTCTACGCCGACCGCGTCTATCCCGGGCTGCCGATGGAGTTCTCTCGCGGCTGCTGGTGGGGCGCGCGCAGCCCCTGCACGTTCTGCGGGCTGAACGGCGGATCGATGACCTATCGCCAGAAACCGGCCAGGCAGGCCGCAGAGGAGATGATAGAGATGTCGGCGCGCTACGGCTCGTCGCGCATCGAAGCGGTGGACAACATTCTGGCCATTGACTACGTCGAAAAGACCCTGCCTCGCCTCACCGCCCTACCCGACAAGCTTGCGATCTTCTTCGAAGTCAAGGCCAATCTGAAGCGCCATGAAGTCGAGAAGTTGGCCGCCGCCGGCGTCCGCTGGATCCAGCCAGGTATCGAGAGCCTGGATACCCGTGCTTTGAAGCTGATGGGCAAGGGAACGACGGCAGCGCACAATGTTCAGCTCTTGAAATGGTGCCGCCAGTATGGCGTGCGGGTCAGTTGGAGCATACTGTGGGGCTTTCCCGGCGAGAGCGACGCCTGGTATGCCGAAATGGCCTCCTGGCTGCCGCTGCTGCATCATCTCCAGCCAGGACGTGCGGTGCGGTTGCGGTACCAGCGCTACAGCCCCTATCATCGTGCAGCCGACAAACATGGGCTGAAGCTGCGCCCAGCCGCCTCCTATCGCTCCGTCTATCCGCTCTCGGAACCCGATCTCGCGGATCAGGTCTACTACTTCGAAGACAGTGAAGACAACGATGTCGGCGGCCATTTCGCTGCGCGCGACGCGAGCCGTCGCCCGGGGCTGCATGCCGTTGTCCGGGGTATCGATGCCTGGCTGAAAGCCTGGCACGAGCCGAAGCAACCCATGCTGTCGATGCGCGACAGCGGCGACGAGATCACGGTCGAGGACACGCGCGCCATAGCAGTGGACCGTGAACACCGGATCAAAGGCCTCGAGCGCGAAATTCTTCTGGCTGCGGACGAAAGCATGCCAGATGCCCGCCTGCGCGAACGGCTGAGAACGGCGAATGTGATGCAGACCGAAATTGACGGAGCGATAGCCGACATGATCGCTCGCAAGCTGGTCGTGCGGCTGGATGCGCGGCTGATTGGGCTCCCGCTCTGGAATCCATATACGCCAATGCCCGCGCCGACCGCGTTTCCGGGAGGTTATTTCGACCGACGTGTCAGGCCCGTGAGTGCCGCCACGTGA
- a CDS encoding GNAT family N-acetyltransferase, protein MPIRLEILDYVSLKELRHLTYPAVWTAVTSRFASTVRGVAARTTDVTAGLALAVPGPSGQFELLSVYVLPMLRRMGFGSSMLGTIEEEFRGLGFRRGVHFLRVGEHNQDAARFFVKNGWTRPAVNKLVCHTTVPLAFETPWLVEARLPVRYRIVGWRSLGADQRATIRDFDEPGVNDDVNPFIYEEDSDPHTSLALVDAEGGTVRGWAITHRLDSSTLRWTCSFIHPSLQATALMRPLWLEVARRQRAFPELVNLMFTVPVTEPRMARFALRRMRPWLSELAYACITMKRVA, encoded by the coding sequence ATGCCGATTCGCCTTGAGATACTGGACTACGTCAGCCTAAAGGAACTACGGCATCTTACCTATCCGGCAGTGTGGACCGCGGTGACAAGCCGTTTCGCATCCACGGTCCGCGGCGTCGCGGCGCGCACAACCGACGTGACCGCAGGACTTGCCCTGGCCGTGCCAGGCCCTTCCGGGCAGTTCGAACTCCTTTCGGTCTACGTCCTGCCTATGCTCCGCCGAATGGGCTTTGGCAGTTCCATGCTGGGCACGATCGAAGAGGAGTTCCGCGGTCTCGGCTTCAGGCGAGGCGTTCATTTCCTGCGCGTCGGCGAGCACAACCAGGACGCCGCACGCTTTTTCGTGAAAAACGGCTGGACCCGACCCGCGGTCAACAAACTGGTCTGCCACACGACCGTGCCGCTGGCGTTCGAGACGCCGTGGCTTGTCGAGGCGCGCCTGCCGGTCCGCTACCGCATCGTTGGCTGGCGGTCGCTCGGCGCCGACCAGCGAGCGACGATCCGGGATTTCGACGAACCCGGCGTGAATGACGACGTCAATCCGTTCATCTACGAGGAGGATAGTGACCCGCACACCAGCTTGGCGCTGGTTGATGCCGAGGGCGGAACGGTGCGTGGCTGGGCGATCACCCACCGGCTCGACTCCAGCACGCTGCGCTGGACCTGCTCGTTCATCCATCCCAGTCTCCAGGCAACGGCCTTGATGCGGCCGCTGTGGCTCGAAGTAGCGCGCCGCCAGCGCGCTTTTCCCGAACTGGTCAACCTCATGTTCACGGTTCCGGTCACGGAGCCGCGCATGGCTCGCTTTGCACTCCGGCGCATGAGACCGTGGCTGAGCGAACTCGCCTATGCCTGCATCACCATGAAAAGAGTGGCATGA